In the Candidatus Omnitrophota bacterium genome, one interval contains:
- a CDS encoding type II secretion system F family protein, whose product MPAYKYVVRDRLGKKVKGFSIAGDRKLLAEDLSKLGYIFISADEVSSLKKGKTVKIKKKDTLALTRNLAALLNGGIPLLESMTTLIGDTSELDQLSILVSIKSYVEAGGTFRDALSLHPKIFTELYRAVVAGGEATGRLGAALEQMSDYLEWQQDLQGRIKGLAIYPIILSVIMLLAVLVIVVFVLPKFETLFSDFGAELPLVTQLAMSFSKLAEKTWYWMLGGIFLLVFVVKLLIKKFYALALIYDKYKLKVPIFGDVVYKLCVSRFARSTYLCLFNGIPIVTTLEMVRQTIGNKYLESAVDMVKKSVFTGGELSAALSGTNVFPSFMVRMVHVGENAGDLSEGFNKTCKFYDKEIPRIISAVFAILEPLIIVGLGVAVMALAFIVFLPLTQLLSKVG is encoded by the coding sequence ATGCCAGCTTATAAATATGTAGTAAGAGATAGACTAGGAAAAAAAGTGAAAGGCTTTTCAATTGCCGGAGATCGTAAGCTATTAGCCGAAGATTTATCAAAGTTGGGCTACATCTTTATATCAGCTGATGAGGTAAGCAGTCTCAAGAAAGGTAAGACAGTAAAGATTAAAAAGAAGGATACCCTTGCTCTTACTCGGAACCTAGCCGCTCTTTTAAATGGCGGTATACCCTTGCTTGAATCGATGACTACTTTGATTGGGGATACTTCGGAACTAGACCAGTTAAGTATTCTCGTTAGTATTAAGAGCTATGTTGAGGCTGGTGGTACTTTTCGCGATGCTCTTTCGCTTCATCCGAAGATATTCACTGAATTGTACCGAGCGGTTGTAGCCGGTGGAGAAGCAACCGGAAGATTGGGGGCTGCCCTTGAACAGATGTCTGATTATTTGGAATGGCAGCAAGACCTTCAGGGAAGGATTAAAGGTTTAGCAATATATCCGATTATTCTTTCAGTTATTATGTTGTTAGCTGTACTGGTAATAGTTGTTTTTGTTCTTCCTAAATTCGAAACTTTATTCTCTGATTTTGGCGCCGAGTTGCCATTGGTTACTCAATTGGCAATGTCTTTTAGTAAATTGGCTGAAAAAACTTGGTACTGGATGTTGGGGGGTATCTTTTTATTAGTATTTGTGGTAAAATTATTAATAAAGAAGTTTTATGCTTTAGCTTTGATTTATGATAAGTATAAACTTAAAGTGCCGATTTTCGGTGATGTTGTTTACAAGTTATGCGTTTCACGTTTTGCTCGTTCGACCTATCTTTGTTTGTTTAACGGGATACCAATTGTAACGACTCTTGAGATGGTACGCCAAACTATAGGAAATAAATATTTAGAGTCGGCTGTGGATATGGTTAAGAAGAGTGTATTCACTGGTGGTGAGTTGTCGGCCGCACTCTCTGGCACTAATGTATTTCCGAGTTTTATGGTTCGCATGGTTCACGTTGGTGAAAATGCTGGTGACTTATCCGAAGGCTTTAACAAGACTTGTAAGTTTTACGACAAGGAGATACCGAGAATAATTAGTGCTGTATTTGCAATTTTAGAACCTTTAATAATTGTTGGTTTGGGAGTAGCAGTTATGGCCCTTGCTTTTATTGTATTTTTACCATTGACGCAACTTTTATCAAAAGTAGGTTAA
- the pilM gene encoding pilus assembly protein PilM — MKQIIAVDIGACLTKIAIAEPKRNVLEVTSLKHFSTPYQREDEFDEEAFFEKLFSLVPQNKIKAAQLAIGLPSPTTNFAFFEIPAMARSDLQRAIISEAQRTIRPTPTDTDILRYVVIKNPKSKEAHHTSVLAGAGIEADILRHYSLFEHRGIAPSFVGSSASSLMVYPLGYYSDLPENWCFVDIGYTNTTIVIFSGAIPTLVRTILFASRDFIRAISTDKKIEMEEAHRLFLKREAQEVVNTSWEYLVSEIRRSFAYYKEISAGKPIEGVYFTGGIFSVAPYIDVLKKNVGGKVELFNVSSVKKLSLEGINPEERSAANYFFANSLGLALSVEEKKQTLNFLPSSALKEKQTETVKSLIQQVLTFVAIGLIVILCLLLFGVIAAKSKQKFETKTFSEEEYNQVVAAEQDILALENEISAQNAFVEAKSKLNQSRRKVFMTIAKYIPTNAYLTTSEITKGSSSSGGGRGAQRGSRGSSSSSNEGESLKCEGWIQGSYEDTIEQLKLFIKKLSKSGVFSKVVLSEVPPLEDEVFQPFDSDFTVKARRPFKFELELKNE; from the coding sequence ATGAAGCAAATTATAGCCGTTGATATTGGTGCCTGTCTAACTAAGATTGCTATTGCTGAGCCAAAGCGCAATGTGTTAGAAGTTACTAGTTTAAAGCACTTTTCGACACCTTATCAAAGAGAAGATGAATTTGATGAGGAGGCTTTTTTTGAAAAACTTTTTTCACTCGTGCCGCAAAATAAAATTAAAGCGGCTCAACTAGCTATCGGGCTTCCCTCGCCAACTACTAATTTTGCCTTTTTTGAAATACCGGCCATGGCTCGTTCTGACTTGCAAAGAGCAATTATTAGCGAAGCCCAAAGAACCATTCGTCCGACCCCCACCGACACTGATATTTTAAGATACGTTGTTATTAAAAACCCAAAGTCTAAAGAAGCTCACCATACTAGCGTTTTGGCTGGGGCCGGAATTGAGGCTGATATTTTGCGTCATTATTCTTTATTTGAGCATCGAGGCATTGCTCCGAGTTTTGTTGGTTCCTCGGCTTCAAGTTTAATGGTCTATCCTTTAGGTTACTATTCGGATTTACCGGAGAACTGGTGTTTTGTGGATATTGGTTACACCAATACCACGATTGTTATTTTTTCCGGAGCGATACCGACTTTAGTACGGACAATTCTTTTTGCTAGTCGAGATTTTATTCGAGCAATTTCAACTGATAAAAAAATAGAAATGGAGGAAGCTCATCGGCTATTCTTGAAACGTGAAGCCCAGGAAGTGGTTAACACCAGCTGGGAATACCTTGTTTCAGAAATCAGGCGTTCCTTTGCTTACTATAAGGAAATTTCAGCCGGCAAGCCAATTGAGGGCGTGTATTTTACCGGAGGTATATTTTCGGTAGCGCCTTATATTGATGTTTTAAAAAAGAATGTTGGTGGAAAAGTTGAATTGTTCAATGTTTCTTCGGTAAAGAAGCTTTCACTGGAGGGGATTAATCCGGAAGAACGATCAGCGGCTAACTATTTCTTTGCAAATTCTTTGGGTTTAGCCTTATCAGTTGAGGAAAAAAAGCAAACCTTAAACTTTTTACCTTCGTCGGCCTTAAAGGAAAAACAGACTGAAACAGTTAAGTCATTGATTCAACAGGTTTTAACCTTTGTTGCTATAGGGTTAATCGTTATTCTTTGTCTTTTGCTATTTGGAGTTATAGCTGCCAAAAGTAAACAAAAGTTCGAGACTAAAACATTTTCTGAGGAAGAATATAACCAAGTTGTCGCAGCCGAGCAAGATATCTTAGCCCTTGAGAATGAGATTTCTGCTCAGAATGCTTTTGTTGAAGCGAAAAGTAAACTAAATCAATCACGGCGAAAAGTGTTTATGACTATTGCTAAATATATACCTACCAATGCTTATTTAACTACAAGTGAGATTACTAAAGGCAGTTCATCATCCGGAGGTGGCCGCGGGGCACAACGCGGAAGTCGAGGTAGTAGCTCAAGCTCGAATGAAGGGGAGTCTTTAAAGTGTGAGGGTTGGATTCAGGGAAGCTATGAAGATACTATCGAGCAGCTTAAACTTTTTATTAAAAAACTTTCAAAATCAGGTGTTTTTAGTAAGGTTGTGCTTAGCGAAGTTCCACCGCTTGAAGATGAGGTTTTCCAGCCTTTTGACAGTGATTTTACAGTCAAAGCAAGAAGGCCATTTAAATTTGAACTAGAGTTAAAAAATGAGTGA